From the genome of Primulina huaijiensis isolate GDHJ02 chromosome 11, ASM1229523v2, whole genome shotgun sequence:
GGGTTGGGCATCCATCCTGCCAGCCCTCTCTACCTCCACcacaaaaaaaacaagaatGTCGATTGAGAAGACCTCTCCAAAGGTATCTGAGTTGATGGGATTGATGAACATTAGAACAGTAATCATAAGTTTGATTCTTCCTATAAACACTTTTTCGGGCTTGTCAATGCGATTTATCTAATTAACGTGGTTTGCAAGATATTGCATTGATCGGAGATATACCCAATGCTCACTGAAGAGTAGCTAGTGAACGTGAGTTCTCacgtcattaaaaaaaatgtcgtTAGAGAAACATCAAATAACATTGAACCCATGACAATTATTTACCAAGGAACTTACTTCAGTTTCAGCCCATATCATTCCTTTGTTACTTCTGTTTTATACACTCCAGGACAAGTAGCAACCATCCAAAAACAGGAACTAAACAAGACAATGAAAACAAGTGACACATTGCACATACAAATATCGGGCACTGCTAATACTGAGTTTGCTAAGAATAATTAGCGAATATATGACTTTTAAGTTAGATTCTTACAAACCCAATATACTATAGCAAAGCAATCTAAACTGTGCTTAAAAAAGTTGAACAAACCGACTTGTATTAATTTCACGTCTTGCCATTTTCATCATCCCAGATATGCAATGGTACCTCCAGTCTGGTGCAGCATTGCATCTATCTCATCACCATCCTCCATTTCAAGCTGAAAAGTTTTAAGTACAAATTGTTAGTATGTTTGGTCGCTATAAAATCATCTCCAACCAACTTCACTATTTTAACAAATGATTTGCACCAAAGTATAGCAATTTATGTAGCAAATATCTAACACATTTGAAAACACCCAAAAATCATAAAACCCCATACATTCAGGCGGTGAACCACCTGCAAAAGAGGCAAATGTACCTCTTTTTAAACAGAGTTAAACgaggttttttattttatacatagGAGATTTCATGCTTTTTTATATTTGGCAAGAGGATAAATAAAAAACACCCTAATTTCTGCATCAAACACAAAATTAATCTTCAATTCATCTACTTCAAACTTTAAtgtaaaaagaatattctcaaAACATCTAACCATTTACTTTACAACAATTATTTTATCTCACTAATCgccaatttataaatttataattacatcaacatattaaatctatgtttaatttgatttaatctgattaatataataatttattttctactttatactaattatattattaaattatattgaaaagTTATACTAAACTTACAAATGAAAATatatgaaggaaaaaaaaatgagtGTTTGCGTGATGAACAGTGTTGTGCCATTCACATCCTTCCTATGCACGAGGATGGTGCCCCCAGTTGGAATGCAAAACCCAGAGCCAAAATAGCTTTGGCAGTGGGTTGGAGATGCTCTAAGCATCAATATTTCAGAAAATGGGTGAGATATGAGACCTCATCTGGAGTTTGTTCCCCTCGGAGACGACGACCATCAAACAGAAAAGCAATAGAATTGAAATCCACAGATTGTCGGTCACAATAGGCATTCATAAGCTTCTTCAGCTGAGTATTCTTCTTAATCCTGAAAAAAACTTCGTTTCCATCCTACAAAAATACCCAGATCAGGCACTTACTTATTCAGCTTCCCAGCATCCAAAAACCAAAATGTAATGGACAATCAAGTCTTGGCACAAAGTCTAATGACAAGGATCAATAAGAATGACTTCAAATGTTCAGAtggattttttctttttgtcctGCAACGGTTATACTAAAACTGaccaaaattcataaaaacatataaacACAGTGAAATTTCACAGAAAAGTGTTTTTCACAtgggttttaaaattttcagcTACGTGGAATCCTTGGGATTGCCACAAGAGTTTAAACATTGGGCAGGAAATTAGGACCCTTTTAAGCTCACCAACGATTCAATGAACTCTACGATGATGATAAGGGCTCCGATACATTTTTTTGAGACTGCTTCAggtagataaataaaaaatgaactGAATATTGGGTGAACAGGAATTTTTTGCAGCCTTGTTCTAGAGCATCTGTTTCACATGAAAACACTTTTCTCATTTGTTGGGCAGGAGGGTGGCATTAATTATCGTAACCAAAATATGCAAACAGTAATACATTGACATAAAAGATTGTGCTTGGTTACTAAGGCGTAGAAGAGCAGATTAAAGAGCTTCAATTAGggggaggacaatcaaattaGCAGACTGATTGTCCATTTGTCCTTCACGATTCCTGTTAGGTGGAATTCACTTGTATACAACAGAACTTTTATACATCTTCATTTCTTTTTGTATCTTTTACTATTTAATAAAGTATGAGCACCCTGTAGAAGATGTCATGGTCTCTTGGTGAGTCATGTCATTTTCTAAGTTTACAATTCCAATTATCCCTTTCCCAATTACGCTGTACAATCAGAAAGCTcgcaataaaaaaattcttcaatCCATGAAATGTTTCACCCCAACATTCTCCTTCAAACTTCTCCAACACTGAAAAATTCCCCAATACCTCAATCAAATCTCAACCCTAGCGATAAGAAATCCTTCGATTTCTCGACCACCTCTCTCTTACTTGTCCTTCAAAATTGTCCAACTGAAAAATTCCATCCGAGACCCCAACTGATTCTACTGCTAAGAGTGAGTTTATTTATCATCATATAATTGTTActgttttcttttttcagaaTCCTACAAGGCAGAGTTCCTGGAACCAGAAGCCAGCCAAAGGTACCAATAGAATAGATATACGAACAATAACTCTCCTATATAGTTGAAAAGTCCAATCATAAATCATCTAACATCCATCAATCACCATAGAATTTCAACAACTAAAAGTAAATCGAATAAAACAGGaaactaaaaaaatagaaattcaGCTACAGTCATAACTCCATAatcatcaaaaaaatcaaattgagAAAGAAAGACCTGGCCTTTGACTTTGAGATTGATGTGTCCCGCCGGATCGGTGGGCTTCTTCTCATCTTCTACGCTCGACATTTTTCTCTGCAGTCTTCGATTTTATTCTTCTTCTTCGACGAAACAGGGTTTAAGCTTTCACTCTCCTGTGTTTGGGAATTAcagttttctttaaaattaaattaaataaattaaaagatcGGGAATCGATTAAAGATAGCGTGGGGCTTTGAATTTGACGGTTCGGATGCTCTCGTAAAATCGACGGTCAAGATTCCGATTTCTTAGGTGCGTAACGACGTCGTCGCATTGGAATTTTCCTATATGCGAACGTCGATAAATATGCCGCGTCATTTGTAAGCGAAGTACCAAAATTGAGTGGGGACATGAGAATGTAGAAATTATTTACATTTCGCCTCTTAATTTTGACTTGTCATGTTGATAAAAATTCTTTTATCAAAATAAcagtataaattaatttttacaaccataaaaaaattatgaatttttctttcacaaatttgttgacgaaattttttttatcgtttTTTTCTGGAACTTACAAACAACTCGAAATAAATGTATGGAGAATATAATAATTATCTAACTAAATGTGTCATgagtagggatgtaaatgaactaAATGTTTTTGAGTTATTCAAAATTCGGttcgataaaaagctcgtttaagttcgtttgttaatcatatcaagtcaagctcaagctcgatttcaagtttgaaaatttaatcGAACCAAGCTCAAACCTCTGGATGTGTTGTGTTTGTGTCCCTTCTGTTTCGACATTGTCAGCAGCTGTTCCTCGTATCTACCGCactgaaataaagaaaattagaaGTGGGATTTTAACGTAATTTGATATGCACAAAAGGATCATAGTTCTTGACAATAGTGGTTTTTGAATCCAGACCACCTAGTTGGAGTGAGGATGTCATTTAAAATGTGCAGAAGGCTTATTAGGAATCCCGGGCACAGGGAAACCTCAAGAAAGGAAAATATGCAGAACAAAGACTGAACAGAGTGTCAGGCTTATTTTTTTGCAAATAAAAAGATGGTGTAGTTGTTTTTCCATCTAGATTAAATagcaaaattattaaattcactATCTTTGCTCCAATTTCTCACACAAATGGATGACTCTTAAGTCATGAGCATGTTGAGAAATTTATAGTATCTAAGCAACGATGTAAACAAGTTTGTGTTGCGTGTTATACAATGTTCACACTCAAGCATGTGGTGTTGTCTCCGCAGGCTGATGCCAGAATTCAACCATCAgtaatttgtaaatttttaaaggGGAATCGATCattgttttaatttgattataaaTGTGTTGGTGCTTTAGATGCTGATATGGTTGCAACTATGTTAAAATGATCCTTTCGAAGGCAGCACTTCTCTAAGTTGGGTTCTGCATTGTCCTCTTagtcttataaaataaaattgctcTGAGTTCATTCTTTCCACAAATTTCTCCTTTTTAAGCCATTGGGTTTAGTGACAAAATCTGTGAACCCTAGACATGAAATCATACACTCATCATCAAGTTGACTTTTGAACTGAGGCATGATGAAATTTGCTTCTTCGAAGGTTGAAGGACTAGAAGTTGGTCTCTCTCTCAGTTTGAAGACTATACAGGGATATCCTAAGCTTTCTCTCCTGGAGTGTGGATGCTACGTGAATGATGTTTCTATACATTTGGATGGAGGATCGTCATGGTTTTATCAAAGGTGTGTTTTCTCATGCGGTTCTTTTGACTTTTGAGGTTTATAGATCTTCTTTGATTTTTCACCACCAGATGTTAACTACATGTATAAtatgaatatcaaaattttacttGTTTCATTTTCTTATCCTAAATATGTTAGAAGCGGTATCTTTCTGTACTTTAGGAATTTGATTTATGGGCTTAAGCATCAGCTTCCAACAATCTATTTATGTCTTCTACTTCTCGTCTTCTTGTTTAGGGGTTCTTCATACTTCAAACCTTTGTTATTATTTCTCCTTGTAGcttttaatgctttaaaaatattaatcttaCTGTTTCCAGGTTAGTAGATGCTTTTGAGGATAAAATCAGTTCTGCTGTTGAAGATGCTGTTTCTAACAAAATAAAAGATGCGGTGGCCAAGCTTGAAACTTCATTACTATCTCTTCCTAAAGAAATACCAGTTACTGATATAGCTATTCTGAATTTCACATCTATCGATGACCCGGTATGTAAGGCCCGGNTTACTTGACCGAGGGACCAAGACTTTTATTCAGGTACTGAGGCTTGCTAATTACATAAAACAATTGCAAGTTTTCTACAAATTAGACTTTTATTTCAACTAAATTTACTAACCAATTCAGTCACAACTCATAATTCCAGAATatgtaatttaaatatattctcTTTAACCATACACATATAAAGAAAATCACAAATTTAATGACttctaaaattatatatataagtgaCGTAAATGTATGTCTACAAGGTTTAagagttttaaaatataaaagtttctATTTATTCATTAAATCATGATATGTGTATGATTCATACCTAATAAcatgaatttgatatgatttagaATAATCCAAATAGATTATAAActtgtaattaaatattagaatCTATATTTTGAATACCCGAAAGGATAAATTTGAAGACATCATAATTGCAATGATTTCTAATAGACAACCTGTAAACCTAAACTTTACAATTAAATTTCAAAGATTTATCAATCACAATCATACGTATTCCATTTAAtccaatttttattaaatattttacacctaaaatcTAAATAAATACTGATTCTAAAATGAGCAAAGTGAACAAAAGAGAACTAACACTAACTTACAGTTATCAAGAGATGCTAAATAATGTAGGCTTCTCTTCGTAATTTGATCGATGATGGGTGATGATTTTTATCCTtaagtttctttcttttttgtgaGCAGCGGCGCAGGGTTTGGTGGTGAGGGTTTCATGTATAGTTATTATAGAGAAGGGATTTATCTAATTGGTCTATATAATTGGGTAGCAAGTTAGCAACACCAAGTCCGATCCcattaagatttaattaacttaaaaaaaatactagtgACATTATCTAAAAgttcttattattaattaaaagataATACCAAAATCATGGTGTGGAGAACATCTCTTATTTcattttacttatttatttttttcaaatattatctTGATCAAagcttatattattttatctaattacaacccttttttttttaaatagattaCTTAGCTACTATTTGGGGTGTAACACGGTATGAGTGAATCATCTGTTGAACTGAAAATCAATGGGTTGGTCTCTTCCAAGGATGGTGTCGAGCTTTTGAACCACTACCAAAGACCATCACAGGATTCAGTTTCATGCAAGCAAGAAGATAAGATGGCCAAAATTTATTTGCTGGAAGATGTTATCTAGTCAGCATCGTCTGTTTACTTCGAGGTAAGTTTTTTTCTTTAGTTTTTCTTATTTCGGTAGCCTAATTCAAGTGATTTGTTGGGCTTCATTACGTAATTTGGTTGttgctttcttttttttctttttcatttttatcggtattggtgGTTGCTTTCTTGAAAATAACATAACATAGTTATTGACTTATCTACGACTAAAATTCGTGGTTTTTCAAAATAG
Proteins encoded in this window:
- the LOC140988604 gene encoding small ubiquitin-related modifier 2-like encodes the protein MSSVEDEKKPTDPAGHINLKVKGQDGNEVFFRIKKNTQLKKLMNAYCDRQSVDFNSIAFLFDGRRLRGEQTPDELEMEDGDEIDAMLHQTGGTIAYLG